One genomic window of Medicago truncatula cultivar Jemalong A17 chromosome 1, MtrunA17r5.0-ANR, whole genome shotgun sequence includes the following:
- the LOC25483129 gene encoding glycine-rich cell wall structural protein yields the protein MEKVSTILLFVVLAVVHASAARTIPNGEGGHEEKMGEVHANLPAHAVSSTGKGVDDKKNFLVGGVGGVVGGFAGIGGVGGGIGKVGGIGGGIGGGIGKLGGIGGGIGKFGGIGGGAGIGGYHGIGGGIGKFGGIGGGIGKFGGLGGGAGIGGFHGIGGGAGIIGAHHGIVGGAGIGGVHGIGGAAGIGGLGGAAGIGGFHGIGGGVGVLGGHHGIGGLGGVGGLGGVGGGVGGLGGAGGVGGLGGAGGVGGLGGTGGGVGGLGGGGGGLGGGSGVGGLGGAGGVGGVGGNGGVGGVGGAGGLGGGSGGLGGGSGGLDCGGVHPCP from the coding sequence ATGGAAAAGGTGAGTAcaattcttttgtttgttgTACTAGCTGTAGTGCATGCAAGTGCAGCACGTACGATTCCAAATGGAGAAGGTGGCCATGAAGAAAAGATGGGTGAGGTGCATGCAAATCTTCCAGCACATGCAGTAAGTTCAACTGGTAAGGGTGTTGATGACAAGAAGAATTTCTTGGTTGGTGGTGTTGGTGGAGTTGTCGGTGGCTTTGCTGGGATTGGTGGGGTTGGTGGTGGAATTGGGAAGGTTGGTGGAATTGGTGGTGGCATTGGGGGTGGAATTGGGAAACTTGGTGGGATAGGTGGTGGGATAGGAAAGTTTGGTGGGATTGGGGGTGGAGCTGGAATTGGTGGTTACCATGGTATTGGTGGTGGTATTGGGAAGTTCGGTGGGATAGGTGGTGGAATAGGAAAGTTTGGTGGCCTTGGTGGTGGTGCTGGAATTGGTGGCTTCCATGGGATTGGTGGTGGAGCTGGAATTATTGGTGCTCACCATGGCATTGTTGGTGGAGCTGGTATCGGTGGCGTCCATGGGATCGGTGGTGCAGCTGGAATTGGTGGGCTTGGTGGTGCAGCTGGAATTGGTGGCTTCCATGGGATTGGTGGTGGTGTTGGAGTTCTTGGTGGTCACCATGGAATTGGAGGGTTAGGTGGTGTTGGGGGTTTAGGTGGGGTTGGTGGTGGTGTTGGAGGTTTGGGTGGGGCTGGAGGAGTGGGAGGTTTGGGTGGAGCCGGAGGAGTGGGAGGTTTGGGTGGCACCGGTGGTGGTGTTGGCGGCTTGGGTGGTGGCGGTGGAGGTTTAGGTGGTGGTAGTGGTGTTGGAGGATTGGGTGGTGCTGGAGGAGTAGGAGGCGTAGGTGGTAACGGAGGAGTTGGAGGCGTGGGTGGTGCCGGAGGCTTAGGTGGTGGTAGTGGTGGTTTGGGTGGTGGTAGTGGTGGTTTGGATTGCGGTGGTGTCCACCCTTGTCCTTGA
- the LOC25483130 gene encoding uncharacterized protein — MLGHTDRLSEELISSNDQILADPVSEFGNDEEETCSEQIVYSASFEELASSSIKYDTVIWLSISLLLVLAWGFGLLMLLYLPFRRYVLRKDLSSRRLYITHTEVVYEVSRPSYIPFWGTITIERRSPLSLVIDIIIEQGCLQSIYGVHTFRVESIAHGKAAAIDQLQAQGISDPDLLRKVIITEASKISRDLGKS, encoded by the exons ATGTTGGGTCACACCGATCGACTATCAGAAGAATTGATATCATCAAATGATCAAATACTGGCAGACCCTGTGTCTGAATTTGGCAACGATGAAGAGGAAACTTGTTCAGAACAGATAGTTTACTCAGCTTCCTTTGAAGAGCTTGCAAGCAGTAGTATTAAATATGATACAGTCATATGGCTTTCTATATCATTACTTCTGGTTTTAGCTTGGGGATTTGGTCTTTTAATGTTGCTCTACCTCCCCTTTAGGAGATATGTGCTTCGAAAGGATTTGTCGTCTCGTAGATTATATATTACACATACTGAAGTAGTTTACGAG GTGTCAAGGCCTTCATATATACCTTTTTGGGGCACCATAACAATTGAGAGGCGTTCACCTCTTTCTTTGgtgattgatattattattgaaCAAG GTTGTTTACAGTCTATATATGGTGTCCATACTTTTCGGGTTGAAAGTATTGCTCATGGAAAGGCTGCTGCAATAGATCAACTACAAGCTCAAGGAATTTCTGACCCTGATCTTTTGAGAAAG GTGATCATAACAGAAGCTTCAAAGATCTCAAGAGATTTAGGGAAAAGTTAG